The following are from one region of the Juglans regia cultivar Chandler chromosome 10, Walnut 2.0, whole genome shotgun sequence genome:
- the LOC108985936 gene encoding transcription factor MYB106-like, giving the protein MGRSPCCDKVGLKKGPWTPEEDQKLLAYIEEHGHGSWRALPAKAGLQRCGKSCRLRWTNYLRPDIKRGKFSLQEEQTIIQLHALLGNRWSAIATHLPKRTDNEIKNYWNTHLKKRLAKMGIDPVTHKPKNDALLSGDGQSKSAANLSHMAQWESARLEAEARLVRESKLRSHSLQHQLGNSGVPMPPRCQDILKGWNGAWSKSTEGNGGVPAVTAINGSDLESPTSTLTFSENAPPVLTAGVGDNSMPMIEFVGSTSGSSETGAVKEEAEEDNWKPFEISTHVAEYKEGIENSLSFTSSLHDLSISMEGTWTPESLIRTSGTGHIHFGNVMGDEGFTNLLLNNSDDQISLSDGGDDSDHNGSGSEYYEDNKNYWNSILNLVNSSPSDSPMF; this is encoded by the exons ATGGGTCGGTCGCCTTGCTGTGACAAGGTGGGCTTGAAGAAAGGGCCATGGACGCCGGAGGAAGATCAAAAGCTCTTAGCTTATATCGAAGAACATGGCCATGGAAGCTGGCGTGCCTTGCCGGCAAAAGCTG GCCTTCAGAGGTGTGGAAAGAGCTGCAGACTGAGATGGACTAATTATCTTAGACCTGATATTAAGAGAGGAAAGTTCAGTTTGCAAGAAGAACAAACTATCATCCAACTCCATGCCCTCCTGGGGAACAG GTGGTCGGCCATAGCTACTCACTTGCCAAAGAGAACAGATAATGAGATCAAGAACTACTGGAATACGCATCTTAAGAAAAGGTTAGCTAAAATGGGGATAGACCCTGTCACCCACAAGCCCAAGAATGATGCATTACTCTCTGGCGACGGTCAATCCAAGAGTGCAGCTAACCTTAGCCACATGGCTCAGTGGGAGAGTGCTCGGCTCGAAGCCGAAGCTAGACTGGTTAGAGAATCAAAGCTACGTTCACATTCATTACAACATCAGCTCGGTAACTCAGGAGTACCTATGCCTCCAAGGTGTCAGGATATACTAAAAGGCTGGAATGGAGCCTGGTCTAAATCAACAGAAGGCAATGGTGGTGTTCCTGCAGTCACAGCAATTAATGGCAGTGACCTTGAGTCTCCAACGTCAACACTTACATTTTCTGAGAATGCGCCTCCGGTTTTGACTGCTGGAGTTGGGGACAATTCAATGCCTATGATCGAGTTTGTCGGCTCTACTTCAGGTTCTTCCGAGACCGGAGCTGTCAAAGAAGAAGCCGAAGAAGATAATTGGAAACCCTTTGAAATCTCCACCCATGTGGCAGAATACAAAGAGGGGATAGAGAATTCATTGTCTTTTACATCTAGTCTCCATGACTTGTCGATCTCTATGGAAGGAACATGGACTCCAGAATCTCTGATCAGGACAAGTGGTACTGGACATATTCATTTCGGAAATGTTATGGGAGATGAGGGGTTCACTAATCTCTTGCTTAACAACTCCGATGATCAGATCAGTTTATCAGATGGAGGGGATGATTCTGATCACAATGGAAGCGGCAGCGAATACTATGAAGATAACAAGAACTACTGGAATAGCATTCTTAATTTGGTCAATTCCTCCCCCTCTGATTCCCCAATGTTCTAA